Proteins from a single region of Gordonia hongkongensis:
- a CDS encoding MBL fold metallo-hydrolase: MATFRQPGPAPAEMLRTGALAVRGAFRPRPPDRRLFDAIEDAGLPDGEVTVRVRALPQVARRVPLAGLVEGARTLRRASSAMTTFVVEHPEATFLVDPGFCRDAHHRVLPELPTILRPLITPPRSTVSTADGLELRPLHRSPDFALPTHAHWDHVCGLLDLPGLPVWLPRPEREWILAGTRPPVGGVRAALTDGRPILDYELDGPPVSTFVASHDLFGDGSVVVVDLGGHTPGSVGVLARTSSGPVLLAGDAAWHFEQVARLRQKPSIPGEFVDDDRDAAFATLHRLHLARHTVRVIPTHDHDAVGALCG; this comes from the coding sequence GTGGCCACCTTTCGCCAGCCGGGCCCGGCGCCGGCCGAGATGCTGCGCACGGGTGCGCTCGCCGTGCGTGGCGCGTTCCGTCCGCGCCCGCCGGACCGGCGACTCTTCGACGCCATCGAGGACGCCGGGCTCCCCGACGGCGAGGTGACGGTCCGGGTGCGCGCCCTGCCCCAGGTTGCGCGACGGGTACCGCTCGCCGGCCTCGTCGAGGGAGCTCGTACCCTGCGTCGCGCGTCGTCGGCGATGACGACCTTCGTGGTCGAGCACCCCGAGGCCACGTTCTTGGTCGATCCCGGCTTCTGCCGCGACGCCCACCACCGCGTCCTGCCCGAATTGCCGACGATCTTGCGCCCGCTGATCACCCCGCCGCGGTCGACGGTCAGCACCGCCGACGGTCTCGAGCTGCGGCCGCTGCACCGCTCCCCCGACTTCGCCCTGCCGACGCACGCTCACTGGGATCACGTGTGCGGCCTGCTGGACCTGCCCGGCCTGCCGGTGTGGCTACCTCGGCCCGAACGCGAATGGATACTGGCGGGCACGCGACCACCGGTCGGCGGGGTGCGGGCGGCTCTGACCGACGGCCGACCGATCCTCGACTACGAACTCGACGGCCCGCCCGTGTCCACATTCGTCGCGAGCCACGACCTGTTCGGCGACGGCTCCGTGGTCGTCGTCGACCTCGGCGGGCACACCCCCGGGAGCGTCGGCGTCCTGGCCCGCACGTCCTCCGGCCCGGTCCTGCTCGCCGGCGATGCGGCCTGGCACTTCGAGCAGGTGGCGCGCCTGCGCCAGAAGCCGAGCATCCCCGGCGAATTCGTCGACGACGACCGCGACGCGGCGTTCGCGACGCTGCACCGCCTCCACCTGGCCCGCCACACCGTGCGCGTGATCCCCACCCACGACCATGACGCCGTCGGAGCACTCTGCGGCTGA
- the sigK gene encoding ECF RNA polymerase sigma factor SigK: MAPRESDATANADHGGGGESQVLRDLLALVAAGDRAAFTRFYDLTSSRIYGLAVRVVRDRHYAEEIVQEAYLQYWQRAADYDPTRGSVITWMMTIAHRRAVDRVRTEDMQTERLSEYGVRAAEPEMTQDLPLEAVLRSVEVSAVHTCLGHLTELQRGSLEMSYFGGLTYPEVAARTDTPLPTTKSRIRDGLRRLRSCLDAQDDR, translated from the coding sequence GTGGCGCCGAGGGAGAGCGACGCCACCGCGAATGCGGATCATGGGGGCGGGGGAGAATCGCAGGTCCTACGCGACCTGCTGGCTCTGGTGGCCGCAGGGGACCGAGCGGCGTTCACGCGCTTCTATGACCTGACCAGTTCGCGGATCTACGGTCTGGCCGTCCGGGTGGTGCGTGATCGGCACTACGCCGAGGAGATCGTCCAGGAGGCCTACCTGCAGTACTGGCAGCGGGCGGCCGACTACGACCCGACCCGCGGATCGGTGATCACGTGGATGATGACGATCGCGCACCGGCGCGCCGTCGACCGGGTCCGTACCGAGGACATGCAGACCGAGCGGTTGTCGGAGTACGGCGTCCGGGCCGCCGAACCCGAGATGACGCAGGATCTTCCGCTCGAAGCGGTGCTGCGGTCGGTGGAGGTGAGCGCAGTGCACACCTGCCTCGGACATCTCACGGAACTGCAACGAGGAAGCCTCGAGATGTCGTACTTCGGAGGACTCACCTATCCCGAGGTGGCGGCGCGCACCGACACGCCCCTGCCCACCACGAAATCCCGTATCCGGGACGGCCTGAGACGGCTGCGGAGCTGCCTGGACGCGCAGGACGACCGCTGA
- a CDS encoding alpha/beta fold hydrolase: MHETTPDAGLDSPGEFVTVGEHRLHVLDEGAGPPLLLMAALGSNWFDLDPLVARLVSSWRVVRYDRPGYGLSDPIGRRHHPSLLGEVERMAAVLDARGITEPVVVVGHSLASLYVEAFARRYPERTAGVVILDGSFVLVPWRIVPLSFRVGNAHRVVGAARAVTSRVGIRRWPSFQVWSRVVPAPPEGRGEQQRRWSTRVFGQPPYLLALLVENAAFGSMNQTLRSLRRSEPMPDVPVIVVVASSRLPGWRHFWEWKQRRYADVLGAREIAVLPRARHFLVSERPDDVAEIIGGVRPIPTRE; encoded by the coding sequence GTGCACGAGACGACACCCGACGCGGGTCTGGATTCACCCGGTGAGTTCGTGACGGTCGGGGAGCATCGGCTCCACGTGCTCGACGAGGGGGCGGGTCCGCCGCTGCTGCTCATGGCGGCGCTCGGGAGCAACTGGTTCGACCTCGATCCGCTTGTCGCGCGGCTCGTCTCGTCGTGGCGGGTCGTGCGGTACGACCGCCCGGGTTACGGGCTGTCCGATCCCATCGGTCGGCGTCACCATCCGTCGCTGCTGGGCGAGGTGGAGCGGATGGCCGCGGTGCTCGACGCTCGGGGTATCACCGAACCGGTTGTCGTCGTGGGGCATTCGCTGGCGTCGCTGTATGTGGAGGCGTTCGCACGCCGATATCCCGAGCGGACCGCGGGCGTCGTCATCCTCGACGGATCGTTCGTCCTGGTGCCGTGGCGGATCGTTCCGCTGTCGTTCCGGGTGGGCAACGCCCATCGGGTGGTCGGTGCGGCGCGCGCGGTGACGAGCCGCGTCGGGATTCGTCGCTGGCCCAGTTTCCAGGTGTGGAGCCGCGTCGTGCCCGCGCCACCGGAGGGTCGAGGCGAGCAGCAGCGCCGATGGAGTACGCGCGTCTTCGGGCAGCCGCCCTACCTCCTGGCCCTTCTCGTCGAGAACGCCGCCTTCGGATCGATGAACCAGACGTTGCGGAGTCTGCGACGGTCCGAGCCGATGCCGGACGTCCCGGTGATCGTCGTCGTGGCGTCGTCCAGGCTCCCGGGGTGGCGCCACTTCTGGGAATGGAAGCAGCGACGGTACGCCGACGTGCTCGGTGCCCGCGAGATCGCGGTACTCCCGAGGGCGCGGCACTTCCTCGTGTCGGAGCGCCCGGACGACGTCGCCGAGATCATCGGCGGGGTGCGGCCCATCCCTACCCGCGAGTAA
- the rraA gene encoding ribonuclease E activity regulator RraA, translating into MSELTFTPTADLVDDIGADVRSCDTQFTQFGGNREFVGRVSTVKCFQDNALLKSVLGESNPGGVLVVDGDASVHTALVGDLIAELGRSNGWVGIIVNGAIRDAKTIGGMAIGVKALGTNPRKSTKTGAGERDVPLTIGGETFTPGDIVYSDDDGIVLVAAGDNQ; encoded by the coding sequence ATGAGCGAGCTGACCTTCACCCCGACGGCCGACCTCGTCGACGACATCGGCGCCGACGTCCGAAGCTGCGACACCCAGTTCACGCAGTTCGGCGGAAACCGGGAGTTCGTCGGACGGGTGTCGACGGTCAAGTGCTTCCAGGACAACGCCCTGCTGAAGTCGGTTCTGGGTGAATCCAACCCCGGCGGGGTGCTCGTCGTCGACGGCGACGCGTCGGTCCACACCGCACTGGTCGGAGACCTCATCGCCGAGCTCGGCCGCTCCAACGGCTGGGTGGGGATCATCGTCAACGGCGCCATCCGCGACGCCAAGACCATCGGCGGGATGGCGATCGGGGTCAAGGCCCTGGGTACCAACCCGCGCAAGTCGACCAAGACCGGCGCCGGTGAACGCGACGTCCCGCTGACCATCGGCGGCGAGACGTTCACCCCCGGCGACATCGTCTACTCCGACGACGACGGCATCGTGCTCGTCGCGGCGGGAGACAACCAGTAG
- a CDS encoding succinic semialdehyde dehydrogenase — MPKPTADYFARLGALVAIDDAASRPTRPVLEAFSGTEMATIPVATADDLEVAVARARQAQEGWAARTPADRAAIIDRFSDLVHRNAASLMDIAQAETGKARIYAQEEVIDVSITARHYATNGPKLLADRKVKGMLPGATSVRVRYLPKGVVGIISPWNYPLTLAVSDAVAALIAGNGVVIKPDSQTPYCALALAELLYEAGLPRELYAVVPGPGSVVGQAIMASTDYVMFTGSSETGATLAEQAGRRLIGFSAELGGKNPMVVTASADIANAVRGAARASYSNSGQLCISIERIYVDKKIADDFAERFAAYVSTMKLSASYDFSADMGSLASAAQIDTAEAHVEDAVAKGAKVLAGGKRRADLGPFFFEPTVLTDVTDDMVCFANETFGPVVSIYPVDSTDEAIKLANDTDYGLNASVFAGSSAEAQQVAEQLRAGTVNINEGYAAAWASTAAPMGGMGISGMGRRHGDEGLLKYTEPQTIAEQRFIGIDRMPVVPTSIYRAITPTAVRALKYLPGR; from the coding sequence ATGCCGAAGCCCACCGCCGACTATTTCGCTCGCCTGGGTGCGCTCGTCGCCATCGACGACGCCGCGAGTCGTCCCACGCGCCCCGTCCTCGAGGCGTTCAGCGGGACGGAGATGGCGACCATCCCGGTCGCCACCGCCGACGATCTCGAGGTGGCGGTCGCCCGGGCCCGCCAGGCGCAGGAGGGATGGGCGGCCCGCACGCCGGCCGACCGCGCCGCGATCATCGACCGTTTCTCCGACCTGGTCCACCGCAACGCGGCGTCGTTGATGGACATCGCGCAGGCCGAGACCGGCAAGGCGCGCATCTACGCGCAAGAAGAGGTCATCGACGTCTCGATCACCGCGCGGCACTACGCGACGAACGGACCCAAGCTGCTGGCCGATCGCAAGGTCAAGGGCATGCTGCCGGGCGCGACCAGCGTGCGCGTGCGGTACCTGCCCAAGGGTGTGGTCGGCATCATCAGCCCGTGGAACTACCCGCTGACACTGGCCGTGTCCGATGCGGTGGCCGCCCTGATCGCCGGCAACGGCGTCGTGATCAAACCCGACAGCCAGACGCCGTACTGCGCGCTGGCCCTGGCCGAGTTGCTGTATGAGGCGGGTCTGCCGCGTGAGCTGTACGCCGTGGTGCCCGGACCGGGAAGCGTTGTCGGGCAAGCAATCATGGCCAGCACCGACTACGTGATGTTCACCGGCTCCTCGGAGACCGGGGCCACCCTCGCCGAACAGGCCGGGCGTCGGCTCATCGGCTTCTCGGCCGAACTCGGCGGCAAGAACCCGATGGTCGTCACCGCGAGCGCCGACATCGCCAACGCCGTGCGCGGCGCGGCGCGCGCGTCGTACTCCAACTCCGGGCAGCTGTGCATCTCGATCGAACGGATCTACGTCGACAAGAAGATCGCCGACGACTTCGCCGAGCGGTTCGCTGCGTATGTCTCCACGATGAAGCTGTCGGCCTCCTACGATTTCAGCGCCGACATGGGTTCGCTGGCCTCGGCCGCGCAGATCGACACCGCCGAAGCACACGTCGAGGACGCGGTCGCCAAGGGCGCGAAGGTGCTCGCCGGCGGCAAGCGTCGCGCGGACCTGGGCCCCTTCTTCTTCGAGCCGACGGTCCTCACCGACGTCACCGACGACATGGTGTGTTTCGCGAACGAGACCTTCGGACCGGTCGTCTCGATCTACCCGGTGGACTCCACCGACGAGGCGATCAAGCTCGCCAACGACACCGACTACGGTCTCAACGCCAGCGTCTTCGCCGGTAGCAGCGCCGAGGCGCAGCAGGTCGCCGAACAACTGCGCGCCGGGACGGTGAACATCAACGAGGGTTACGCCGCCGCATGGGCGTCGACGGCGGCCCCGATGGGCGGCATGGGCATCTCCGGCATGGGACGCCGCCACGGTGACGAGGGCCTCCTGAAGTACACCGAGCCGCAGACCATCGCCGAGCAGCGTTTCATCGGCATCGATCGCATGCCGGTGGTCCCGACGAGCATCTACCGCGCCATCACGCCGACCGCCGTCCGCGCGTTGAAGTACCTGCCGGGGCGGTAA
- a CDS encoding PQQ-dependent sugar dehydrogenase has translation MTASAAVVAGLFIAGPAAHARVPLQVTAVTGGMTIPWGVVVAPDGTVLSGERAGRFVAVRPGGKRVNVRADLSKIFAVHEAGLMGLAIDQRFSDNRRVYSCQAEYTVPGAFVVPEPLGGAPLPAPQTGQTIKVVSWRVSADWTQMIRERTVLGGIPVTSSGSRAGCGLSATADSLWVGTGDTGTPSVAQDRKSLGGKVLHIKFDGTPAPGNPNPRSPIYSLGHRNVQGVAVQPGTGRVYAIEQGTSRDDELNRIVAGGNYGYKPDRTPIIYDESVPMTDPVRVPGAIGPVWSSGNETIALPGIAFLPETGWGAYNGGVVLTALKGKRLVFLKLSDDGRHVVSRTEALKDEHGRLRGVTVAPDGSLILTTSDGEGADRILRVRWDG, from the coding sequence ATGACCGCGTCCGCGGCCGTCGTGGCTGGGTTGTTCATCGCCGGCCCGGCGGCTCATGCTCGAGTGCCGCTGCAGGTCACTGCTGTGACTGGCGGGATGACCATCCCCTGGGGTGTAGTTGTTGCACCCGACGGCACCGTGCTTTCCGGTGAGCGCGCGGGGCGGTTTGTTGCGGTGCGCCCCGGTGGAAAACGTGTGAACGTCAGAGCAGATCTGTCGAAGATCTTCGCGGTCCACGAGGCGGGCCTCATGGGGCTCGCCATCGACCAACGGTTCTCGGACAACCGGCGTGTGTATTCGTGTCAAGCGGAGTACACGGTGCCCGGCGCCTTTGTCGTGCCGGAACCTCTTGGCGGCGCACCTCTTCCGGCCCCACAGACTGGTCAGACCATCAAGGTGGTGTCGTGGCGGGTGAGTGCGGACTGGACGCAGATGATCCGTGAACGGACGGTCCTCGGTGGAATCCCCGTGACGTCCTCCGGCAGTCGTGCCGGATGCGGCCTATCCGCTACCGCCGACAGCCTCTGGGTCGGTACCGGCGACACAGGCACACCATCCGTTGCCCAGGACCGGAAGTCGCTGGGCGGCAAAGTTTTACACATCAAATTCGACGGTACGCCCGCTCCGGGAAACCCGAACCCGCGCAGCCCGATCTACAGCCTCGGGCATCGCAACGTACAGGGCGTGGCGGTCCAGCCCGGCACGGGTCGCGTGTACGCCATCGAGCAGGGCACGAGCCGCGACGACGAGCTGAACCGCATCGTCGCCGGGGGCAACTACGGTTATAAGCCCGATCGCACACCGATCATCTACGACGAATCGGTGCCGATGACCGATCCGGTACGGGTCCCCGGCGCGATCGGTCCGGTCTGGAGTTCGGGCAACGAGACGATCGCTCTGCCCGGAATCGCATTCCTGCCCGAAACCGGTTGGGGCGCATACAACGGCGGCGTCGTGCTGACGGCGCTCAAGGGCAAACGACTGGTGTTCCTTAAGCTCTCTGACGACGGACGCCACGTGGTGTCGCGAACCGAGGCCCTGAAGGACGAGCATGGTCGCCTGCGCGGGGTGACCGTTGCGCCCGACGGCTCGCTGATCCTGACAACCAGCGACGGCGAAGGCGCAGACCGCATCCTGCGGGTGCGCTGGGACGGCTGA
- a CDS encoding alpha/beta fold hydrolase has translation MTTRITRFDRGPHTFDVTDEGPIDGEPIVLLHGFPQRASCWELVAEILHDNGFRTLAPDQRGYSPGARPARRRDYVQSELTADVLALLDAAGLERAHVVGHDWGALVGWAVAAHHPERVKTLTALSVPHPGAFLRSMRHGQIFRSWYMAAFQIPVLPEKFLGWAMRTQPDFGERMGLPQPFASRIAREIGDYGALPGALGWYRAMPLPDKRSAPRRVRVPTTFVWGDADPAIGEEAARLCSGWVDAKYEFIALRGADHWLPEAHADDVVAAVLDRVGDLAPANGSTTAPSAAGPSAQDSA, from the coding sequence ATGACGACGCGCATCACCCGGTTCGACCGCGGACCCCACACCTTCGACGTCACCGACGAAGGTCCGATCGACGGTGAACCGATCGTGCTGTTGCACGGGTTCCCCCAGCGGGCCTCGTGCTGGGAACTGGTCGCGGAAATCTTGCACGACAACGGGTTCAGGACCCTCGCACCGGACCAGCGTGGGTACTCGCCCGGTGCTCGCCCCGCACGCCGACGGGACTACGTGCAGAGCGAACTGACCGCGGACGTGCTCGCCCTGCTCGACGCCGCAGGCCTCGAACGAGCCCACGTCGTCGGCCACGACTGGGGCGCACTCGTCGGGTGGGCGGTCGCCGCGCACCATCCCGAGCGGGTGAAAACGCTGACCGCCCTGTCTGTTCCGCACCCAGGGGCGTTCCTGCGCTCGATGCGCCACGGACAGATCTTCCGGTCCTGGTACATGGCCGCCTTCCAGATTCCGGTCCTGCCCGAGAAGTTCCTCGGCTGGGCGATGCGAACACAACCGGACTTCGGGGAGCGGATGGGACTTCCGCAACCGTTCGCGTCGCGGATCGCCCGTGAGATCGGTGACTACGGCGCCCTTCCCGGCGCGCTGGGTTGGTATCGCGCGATGCCGCTCCCCGACAAGCGATCCGCGCCCCGGCGGGTCCGCGTCCCGACCACGTTCGTGTGGGGCGACGCGGACCCGGCGATCGGCGAGGAGGCGGCCCGCCTGTGTTCGGGGTGGGTCGACGCGAAGTACGAGTTCATCGCGTTGCGCGGTGCCGACCATTGGCTGCCCGAAGCGCACGCCGACGACGTTGTCGCCGCGGTTCTCGACCGGGTCGGCGATCTCGCCCCGGCGAACGGGTCGACCACCGCCCCGTCGGCGGCGGGACCGTCAGCGCAGGACTCGGCGTAA
- a CDS encoding DUF6474 family protein, with protein MGLFSSDGTTRAQRKAEAKALKAKAKLEAKFDAKSRRKEQKARRKNEHKYFQKEMKAERKTAKQLAKSQTKVSKAEAKKFAVEAQAAADAKALSPASVKRYLTVARLVAPIAAPVVYRAAVAGREQLSTLQANRAGVSPEVLRQFSGHGATLSARIATTRTALEKVVAQDTSSDSTDFVAAMTKRLDNLDIAVQTAETMSAGQRRTAHKSIADELEAVDADILARLGVRS; from the coding sequence ATGGGATTGTTCTCCTCCGACGGTACGACTCGTGCTCAGCGCAAGGCAGAGGCCAAGGCTCTCAAGGCGAAAGCCAAGCTGGAGGCCAAGTTCGACGCCAAGTCGCGGCGCAAGGAACAAAAGGCCCGGCGCAAGAACGAGCACAAGTACTTCCAGAAGGAGATGAAAGCCGAGCGCAAGACCGCCAAGCAGCTCGCCAAGTCCCAGACGAAGGTGAGCAAGGCCGAGGCGAAGAAGTTCGCCGTCGAGGCGCAGGCCGCCGCCGACGCGAAGGCTCTCAGCCCGGCCAGCGTGAAGCGCTACCTCACCGTCGCCCGGCTCGTGGCACCGATCGCCGCACCCGTCGTCTACCGGGCCGCGGTCGCCGGACGCGAACAGCTCTCCACACTGCAGGCGAACCGCGCGGGGGTCTCACCGGAGGTGTTGCGCCAGTTCAGCGGTCACGGAGCGACCCTGTCCGCGCGGATCGCGACCACCCGTACGGCACTGGAGAAGGTCGTCGCGCAGGACACCAGCTCCGACTCCACGGATTTCGTCGCGGCGATGACCAAGCGCCTCGACAATCTGGACATCGCGGTGCAGACCGCCGAGACGATGTCGGCCGGTCAGCGCCGCACCGCCCACAAGTCCATCGCCGACGAACTCGAAGCCGTCGACGCCGACATCCTCGCGCGGCTCGGGGTCCGTTCCTGA
- a CDS encoding TM0106 family RecB-like putative nuclease, whose amino-acid sequence MVPVVLSPRDLAGCEHRVALDFAHDRRPADEPDPPGVQRRKEAAADHRAAIRELLRGVHSDQPGAFVVVDADASTAERVAATLRACDAGASWIWNATLPTDREHGRRGHSELLVRVGDGYTPVIVVNHRVSQPAKSTPEPDGRAPSLVTSPFWMWAPSPDPYRTGRPNRRDNLRLAHLTAMLVEIGRASSTDTTELRGGVIGVDADCIVVLDTGAMLEDYSAILEHRLAVAGGQVPTEPRRISECRSCPWWVRCGPELEEKRDVSLVASGNQGSVLIDAGITTIDELAAQRGAPPEGWPGGVRFGDAIINAIAWLTGTELVRRVDSPRVHRADIEIDVDMESYGEHGAYLWGTLRTDTTDSSAPVEYRPFVTWDPLPTRDEARSFAEFWGWLMAERAAAREAGKTFAAYCYSQQAENRWLLGSADRFAGEPGIPARAEVQAFIASSEWVDIYEAVGENFICPRGKGLKRVAPVAGFSWRDDDASGEASMEWYRAAVALGGGRPDDGQRRRLLEYNEDDVRATKVLREWMTDGAAAQVPHERDLLDRFRAS is encoded by the coding sequence GTGGTCCCTGTCGTGTTGTCGCCGCGCGACCTCGCCGGTTGCGAGCACCGGGTCGCCCTCGATTTCGCGCACGACAGACGTCCCGCCGACGAACCCGATCCGCCTGGCGTGCAGCGCCGCAAGGAGGCCGCGGCCGACCATCGGGCGGCGATCCGCGAGCTGCTCCGGGGGGTACACAGCGATCAGCCGGGCGCGTTCGTGGTCGTCGACGCCGATGCGAGCACCGCTGAGCGCGTCGCGGCCACGCTGCGTGCCTGCGACGCCGGGGCGTCGTGGATCTGGAACGCGACCCTGCCGACCGACCGGGAGCACGGGCGCCGTGGCCATTCCGAACTGCTGGTGCGGGTCGGGGACGGTTACACACCCGTCATCGTCGTCAACCACCGGGTCAGCCAGCCGGCGAAATCGACGCCGGAACCGGACGGGCGCGCGCCCAGCCTGGTGACCAGTCCGTTCTGGATGTGGGCACCGAGCCCCGACCCGTATCGGACCGGCCGGCCGAACCGACGGGACAACCTCCGGCTGGCTCATCTCACCGCCATGCTCGTGGAGATCGGCAGGGCGTCGTCGACCGACACGACAGAGTTGCGCGGCGGCGTGATCGGCGTGGACGCGGACTGCATCGTCGTCCTGGACACCGGGGCGATGCTCGAGGACTACTCGGCGATCCTCGAGCATCGGCTCGCGGTCGCGGGTGGGCAGGTCCCCACCGAGCCCCGCCGGATCAGCGAATGCCGTTCGTGCCCGTGGTGGGTGCGCTGCGGACCGGAGCTCGAGGAGAAGCGCGACGTCAGTCTCGTGGCGAGCGGCAACCAGGGTTCGGTCCTGATTGATGCCGGGATCACGACGATCGACGAACTGGCCGCACAGCGCGGGGCCCCACCGGAGGGCTGGCCGGGAGGCGTCCGGTTCGGCGACGCGATCATCAACGCGATCGCCTGGCTCACCGGCACCGAGCTCGTCCGGCGCGTCGACTCGCCGCGGGTCCACCGCGCCGACATCGAGATCGACGTCGACATGGAGAGCTACGGCGAGCACGGGGCGTATCTGTGGGGGACACTGCGCACCGACACCACCGACTCGTCCGCGCCCGTCGAGTACCGCCCGTTCGTCACCTGGGACCCGCTGCCCACGCGCGATGAAGCGCGGTCGTTCGCCGAGTTCTGGGGATGGCTCATGGCCGAACGCGCCGCCGCCCGCGAGGCCGGGAAGACGTTCGCGGCCTACTGCTACTCCCAGCAGGCGGAGAACCGATGGCTGCTGGGGTCGGCCGACAGGTTTGCCGGCGAGCCGGGCATCCCGGCGCGCGCCGAGGTCCAGGCCTTCATCGCATCGTCGGAATGGGTGGACATCTACGAGGCGGTCGGCGAGAACTTCATCTGCCCGCGGGGCAAGGGCTTGAAACGAGTGGCGCCGGTCGCCGGGTTCTCGTGGCGCGACGACGACGCGAGCGGCGAGGCGTCGATGGAGTGGTACCGGGCGGCTGTCGCGCTCGGGGGCGGGCGCCCCGACGACGGGCAGCGCCGGCGACTTCTCGAATACAACGAAGACGATGTCCGTGCCACAAAAGTGTTGCGCGAGTGGATGACCGACGGCGCGGCCGCGCAGGTGCCGCACGAGCGGGATCTGCTCGACCGGTTCCGGGCGAGCTGA
- a CDS encoding MAB_1171c family putative transporter → MGVITVAGGGPTVNLLASGVDVGIGAVNAVAAVVFALAFCWRLDQIRRAGWGLQPLAMMIAVAALTLAFVVVDDSVADVLNEVGFTGLSRVAFYALLAIGVAALVVVFFFPGKVTRERRAGWEALPLVVALVGLQVTMLVIPVEIRTATIDEWTVQNWGFALFMLIASGYLAYGFVACVNSVRKFYATADGYLRVSLGLLMTGLTCLAVGAVCQIVFVIVSATNVVRSPWLLTTNRAVAIVGVVTFLMGISYPMVYARVQSVAANRRRRRLDAELVPLWRLVTDAVPEVVLPDAGRLTPTTRLHRRVVETRDALTQLSPRVPAVFGYAEPEVQARLLRAAVAGHDPREGDGGAVRDLAPADGEGLEADAVPLIRLARALDAVQLVEERADR, encoded by the coding sequence TTGGGCGTGATCACTGTCGCGGGCGGGGGCCCGACGGTCAATCTGCTGGCCTCAGGGGTGGACGTCGGGATCGGCGCGGTCAACGCCGTCGCCGCGGTCGTCTTCGCCCTCGCGTTCTGTTGGCGCCTCGATCAGATCCGCCGTGCGGGATGGGGGTTGCAGCCGCTGGCGATGATGATCGCCGTGGCGGCGCTGACCCTCGCATTCGTCGTCGTCGACGACTCGGTCGCCGACGTGCTCAACGAGGTCGGTTTCACCGGCCTGTCGAGGGTGGCGTTCTACGCGCTCCTCGCGATCGGGGTCGCGGCGCTCGTGGTGGTGTTCTTCTTCCCCGGCAAGGTCACGCGCGAACGCCGGGCCGGATGGGAGGCGTTGCCCCTCGTCGTGGCACTCGTCGGGCTGCAGGTGACCATGCTGGTCATCCCGGTCGAGATCCGGACCGCGACCATCGACGAATGGACCGTCCAGAACTGGGGTTTCGCGCTGTTCATGCTGATCGCCAGCGGCTACCTCGCCTACGGCTTCGTCGCCTGCGTCAACAGCGTCCGCAAGTTCTATGCGACGGCGGACGGCTATCTCCGTGTGTCCCTTGGCCTTCTGATGACGGGTCTGACGTGTCTCGCGGTCGGCGCGGTCTGTCAGATCGTGTTCGTGATCGTGTCCGCGACGAACGTCGTCCGGTCGCCGTGGCTCCTGACGACGAATCGGGCCGTCGCCATCGTCGGCGTCGTCACGTTCCTGATGGGGATCAGCTATCCGATGGTCTACGCGCGGGTTCAGTCGGTCGCGGCCAACCGGCGTCGTCGACGCCTCGACGCCGAACTCGTGCCCCTGTGGCGACTGGTGACCGACGCGGTCCCCGAAGTGGTGCTACCGGATGCCGGCCGGCTGACACCGACCACCCGATTGCATCGGCGCGTCGTCGAGACCCGAGACGCGTTGACGCAGTTGAGTCCTCGGGTCCCGGCGGTGTTCGGGTATGCCGAACCCGAGGTGCAGGCGAGGCTGTTGCGGGCCGCCGTGGCCGGACACGATCCGCGAGAGGGTGACGGCGGTGCCGTCCGAGACCTGGCGCCGGCCGATGGCGAGGGTCTCGAAGCTGATGCCGTGCCGTTGATCAGACTGGCCCGGGCGCTCGACGCCGTGCAGTTGGTCGAGGAGCGGGCCGACCGGTGA